A genomic stretch from Solanum stenotomum isolate F172 chromosome 8, ASM1918654v1, whole genome shotgun sequence includes:
- the LOC125873932 gene encoding uncharacterized protein LOC125873932, translated as MDKANVVADVLSPEAVGMGSLAYLQERPMTLDIQFLANQMVRLDISEPSRVFASVEARSSLIEYIRAQQCDDPQLRVIWDKVLSGEARKETLDSEGILRIEGRIIVPKVESVAILDRQVRQLQSKKIPSLKVQWRHHLFEKAACERDLDMQTRYPHLFEPSGFAFVLL; from the exons ATGGACAAGGCTAATGTGGTAGCAGATGTCTTGAGTCCGGAGGCAGTGGGTATGGGGAGTTTGGCTTACTTGCAGGAGCGACCTATGACTTTAGACATTCAGTTCTTAGCCAATCAAATGGTTAGACTTGATATTTCTGAGCCGAGTAGAGTATTTGCTTCTGTAGAGGCTAGATCTTCCTTGATAGAGTATATTCGGGCACAACAATGTGATGATCCACAGTTGAGAGTGATTTGGGATAAGGTTCTTAGCGGCGAGGCTAGGAAGGAGACCTTAGATTCGGAGGGCATCTTGAGGATTGAGGGTCGTATCATTGTACCTAAAGTTG AGTCTGTGGCAATTCTAGACAGGCAGGTTAGACAGTTGCAGTCTAAAAAGATCCCATCTTTGAAGGTTCAGTGGAGGCACCATTTGTTTGAGAAGGCAGCTTGTGAAAGAGATCTTGATATGCAAACTcggtatcctcatctctttgaGCCTTCAGGTTTTGCCTTTGTCTTACTTTAA